A genome region from Flammeovirga agarivorans includes the following:
- the cas6 gene encoding CRISPR-associated endoribonuclease Cas6, with product MRLHVSCTTNTEKIPRYYKPKLKGTLHKWLGNYQSHDGKYSTYSISNIDGIKFNGDFGTAKKSGLKFFISSIDKEFIKKIILGIKKDNTMFSGITVDQVSVEADPVFDKKIEHFFVDSPVLVKRDNKYFFAGDKKADEYMTDLMNKKLKAAGYDDEVQIMFDPHYKKSSTTEVKYRDIRNICSICPVYIKGTPEAIAFAWNVGIGNSTGIGLGAISK from the coding sequence ATGAGACTACACGTATCATGTACTACTAATACCGAAAAAATACCTCGGTATTATAAACCTAAATTAAAAGGTACACTTCACAAGTGGCTTGGCAATTACCAATCACATGATGGAAAATATTCCACTTACTCAATTTCAAATATTGATGGAATTAAGTTCAATGGTGACTTTGGTACAGCAAAGAAATCAGGCTTGAAATTCTTTATCTCTTCTATTGATAAAGAGTTTATAAAAAAGATAATTCTCGGTATCAAGAAAGACAACACCATGTTTTCAGGCATCACCGTAGACCAAGTAAGTGTTGAGGCAGATCCCGTTTTCGATAAAAAAATCGAACACTTTTTTGTGGATTCTCCAGTACTGGTCAAAAGGGATAATAAATACTTTTTTGCAGGTGATAAAAAAGCAGATGAATACATGACTGACCTCATGAATAAAAAATTAAAGGCAGCAGGATATGATGATGAGGTTCAGATTATGTTTGACCCTCATTATAAAAAAAGCAGTACCACTGAAGTAAAGTACAGAGATATAAGAAATATATGCAGTATATGTCCTGTATACATCAAAGGTACACCTGAAGCCATTGCTTTTGCATGGAATGTAGGTATTGGAAATTCAACAGGTATTGGTCTTGGAGCTATAAGTAAATAA
- a CDS encoding helix-turn-helix transcriptional regulator, whose product MIQELSKYEYTVKELINKYEIKRSQIYNDFDTIKELLGPECFNKTTILGTRTFTYKLKPYYSIDIGNALTKKEQETILSLAYSSTSHEYRKHYDNIKRKIKSLTESNWAHVNSIIDKEFKVTNAITFGYRIKLIDYESPSSNKVKDYHLEPTALYDYNRRLHAYDLNSNKFKDFKITRAKAILITKEKCSLKDGYKPKFFDCFGFSCIKENEIQIQFEMTRLSANILKESYPDAIRSINHTQHEDFPYIFKGHIADYIGVGQFILSMPGKVRNIQPPTLIEHLITEKNKFLF is encoded by the coding sequence ATGATTCAAGAACTTTCAAAATATGAATACACGGTTAAAGAACTTATCAATAAATATGAGATCAAAAGATCTCAGATTTACAACGATTTCGATACCATAAAAGAGTTACTTGGACCAGAGTGTTTTAACAAAACGACAATTCTAGGCACAAGAACTTTTACGTATAAATTAAAACCGTACTATAGTATCGATATTGGAAACGCACTAACTAAAAAAGAACAAGAAACTATCCTTTCACTAGCATATTCCTCCACAAGTCATGAATACAGAAAACATTATGACAATATCAAACGAAAAATTAAATCACTCACAGAAAGTAATTGGGCTCATGTTAATTCAATTATTGACAAAGAATTTAAGGTTACCAATGCAATCACTTTTGGCTATAGAATCAAATTAATAGATTACGAATCTCCAAGTAGTAATAAAGTAAAAGATTATCATTTAGAACCCACAGCTTTGTATGACTATAACCGAAGGTTGCACGCGTATGACTTAAATAGTAACAAATTCAAAGACTTCAAGATAACACGAGCAAAAGCAATTCTAATTACAAAAGAAAAATGTAGTTTAAAAGACGGATACAAACCTAAATTTTTTGATTGCTTTGGTTTTTCTTGTATCAAAGAGAATGAGATTCAAATACAATTCGAAATGACAAGATTATCAGCCAATATTCTGAAGGAGTCTTACCCCGATGCTATTCGTTCAATTAATCATACACAACACGAAGACTTCCCCTATATTTTTAAAGGGCATATTGCCGATTATATCGGTGTCGGTCAATTCATATTAAGCATGCCTGGAAAAGTAAGAAATATTCAACCTCCAACATTAATAGAACACCTTATTACAGAAAAAAATAAATTTTTATTTTAA